The following nucleotide sequence is from Deinococcus proteolyticus MRP.
GCAAATGCACGCCCGCGCCGTGCTGTCCGACTCGGGCACCATCACCGAGGAATCGAGCATCCTGAATTTCCCCGCGCTGAACATCCGCGAGGCCCACGAGCGCCCCGAGGGGATGGAGGAGGCCAGCGTAATGATGGTGGGCCTCAGCCCCGAGCGCATCATGCAGGCCCTCGCCATTCTGGAAGACCAGCCACGCGGCGAGGAGCGTCTGCTGCGCCGGGTGGCCGATTACTCCATGCCCAACGTGTCGGACAAGGTGGTACGCATCATTCACAGCTACACCGACTACGTGAACCGCGTGGTGTGGCGTAAGGACGTAAAATAAGCCGTGCGTATCCTGATGATTTCGCAGTGGTTCGACCCCGAACCGACCTTCAAGGGGCTGCTGTTTGCCCGCGAATTGCAGCGGCTCGGCCATGAGGTAGAGGTGCTGACGGGGTTTCCCAACTACCCCGGCGGCAAGGTGTACCCCGGCTACCGCATTCGCCCCTTTCAGCGCGAAATCATCGGCGGTGTGCCGGTGCTGCGGGTGCCGCTGTACCCCAGCCACGACGGCTCCGGCGTCAAGCGGGCGGCCAATTATCTGTCGTATGCGGTGTCGGCGGCGGTAGGTGCCCTGCTGATGCGGCGGCCTGATGTCGCCTATGTGTACCACCCGCCTGCGACGGTGGCGCTGCCTGCGGCGGTATTGCAAGCGCTCAAAGGCGTGCCATTCGTCTACGACATACAGGACCTCTGGCCCGATACCCTCGCGGCGACCGGCATGATGGAAAATGCCGCCGTGCTGAACGGGGTAGGCCGTGTGATGGACAACGTCTACCGCCGCGCTTCGCGCATCGCGGTGCTGTCTCCTGGCTTCAAGTCGCTGCTGACTGAGCGGGGCGTGCCCGAGCAGAAAATCAGCGTGATTCCCAACTGGACCAACGAGGACAAGACCGACCTGACCCCGCCTGCGCCCGAGCGTGCGCGTGAGTTGGGCTTTGAAGGGAAATTCAATGTAGTTTTCGCGGGCAATATGGGCAAGGCTCAGGCGCTGGATGTGGTGCTGGACGCTGCCGACGAGTTGCAGGGCGAAGCTGCCCGTTTCGTGATGATTGGCGGCGGGGTGGATGAGGAACGTCTCAAGGGGCAGGCCAAAGAGCGCGGACTGACCAACGTGGATTTCCTGCCGCGCCGCCCACCCAGCGAAATCGGGGAAATTCTGGCGCTGGCCGACGCCCTGCTGATTCACCTCAAGGACGACCCGCTGTTTGCCATCACCATTCCTGGCAAGACGCAGGCTAACCTGCGGGCGGGCAAACCCCTGCTGATGGGCGTGCGCGGTGACGCGGCGGCGATGGTGGAGGAGGCTCAGGCAGGGTTGACCTTTACGCCGCAAGACGCTGGGGCGTTGGCCGCCGCAGTACGCGAGCTGATGAGCCTGACTCCGCAGCAGCGGCAGCAAATGGGCAAGAACGGTGCCCGTTACTACGAGGAGCATCTGGCCCTGCGTGTCGGTGCGGCGCGCTTTGCCGAGTTGCTGGAGGCAGCCGCACAGGGCAATACCTCTTACGAACCCGTCAAACGGGCGGTGGACCTTGTCGCTTCAGCCGTCGGTCTGGCACTGCTGGGCGTACCGATGCTCGCTCTGTCGGCGCTGGTGCGTTCGCGCCTGGGCAGTCCGGTGCTGTTCACACAGACCCGTCCTGGCCGCTACGGCGACCCGTTTACCATGTACAAGTTCCGCACCATGACCGATGAGCGCGGGCCGGACGGTGAGTTGCTCCCTGACAGCGTGCGCCTGACGCCGTTCGGCAGCTTCCTGCGCTCGACCAGTCTGGATGAACTGCCCGAGCTGTTC
It contains:
- a CDS encoding sugar transferase → MRILMISQWFDPEPTFKGLLFARELQRLGHEVEVLTGFPNYPGGKVYPGYRIRPFQREIIGGVPVLRVPLYPSHDGSGVKRAANYLSYAVSAAVGALLMRRPDVAYVYHPPATVALPAAVLQALKGVPFVYDIQDLWPDTLAATGMMENAAVLNGVGRVMDNVYRRASRIAVLSPGFKSLLTERGVPEQKISVIPNWTNEDKTDLTPPAPERARELGFEGKFNVVFAGNMGKAQALDVVLDAADELQGEAARFVMIGGGVDEERLKGQAKERGLTNVDFLPRRPPSEIGEILALADALLIHLKDDPLFAITIPGKTQANLRAGKPLLMGVRGDAAAMVEEAQAGLTFTPQDAGALAAAVRELMSLTPQQRQQMGKNGARYYEEHLALRVGAARFAELLEAAAQGNTSYEPVKRAVDLVASAVGLALLGVPMLALSALVRSRLGSPVLFTQTRPGRYGDPFTMYKFRTMTDERGPDGELLPDSVRLTPFGSFLRSTSLDELPELFNVLRGDMSLVGPRPLLMRYTPYFTEAERQRLNVRPGITGWAQVNGRNTASWDERLAMDVWYVQNRNLLLDLKVLLMTLQKVVKRSGVVVDAESIMQNLDDERRGRLA